A portion of the Bubalus kerabau isolate K-KA32 ecotype Philippines breed swamp buffalo chromosome 1, PCC_UOA_SB_1v2, whole genome shotgun sequence genome contains these proteins:
- the LOC129641559 gene encoding olfactory receptor 6C76: MRNRTSVTEFILLGLTDDPKMQAAIFFFLFLTYVLSVSGNLTIIILTLLDSHLKMPMYFFLRNFSFLEILFTSVCNPRFLISILTGDKSISYNACAAQLFFFILLGSTEFFLLASMSYDRYVAICKPLHYTTIMSNKICYQLVGGSWLAGFLVIFPPLTIGLQLDFCDSNIIDHFTCDSAPLLQISCTDTSTLELMSFVLAVLTLMSTLMLVILSYSYILRTILRIPCAQKRKKAFSTCSSHMIVVSISYGSCIFMYVKTSAKEGVALTKGVAMLNTSVAPMLNPFIYTLRNQQVKQAVKDVVRKMFSKH, encoded by the coding sequence ATGAGAAACAGAACATCAGTGACAGAGTTCATCCTTCTAGGTCTGACTGATGATCCCAAAATGCAagctgctatttttttctttttatttctcacatATGTGCTGAGTGTTAGTGGAAATCTGACTATCATCATTCTTACACTGCTGGATTCCCATCTGAAGATGCCCATGTATTTTTTCCTCAGGAATTTCTCCTTCTTAGAAATCTTATTTACTTCTGTCTGTAATCCTAGATTTTTGATAAGCATTCTAACTGGAGACAAATCTATTTCCTATAATGCTTGTGCAGCTCagctctttttctttattcttcttggTTCAACAGAGTTTTTTCTCCTGGCATCTATGTCCTATGATCGTTATGTGGCTATCTGCAAACCTCTGCATTATACAACCATCATGAGTAACAAGATCTGCTACCAGCTTGTAGGCGGCTCTTGGCTGGCTGGATTCTTGGTGATCTTTCCTCCACTGACCATAGGGCTGCAGCTGGATTTCTGTGACTCCAATATCATTGACCACTTCACCTGTGATTCTGCTCCTTTACTGCAAATCTCCTGCACAGACACCAGCACACTAGAACTCATGAGCTTTGTTTTAGCTGTGCTGACGCTCATGTCCACCTTGATGTTAGTAATCCTCTCCTACTCCTACATCCTCAGAACaattttgagaatcccttgtgcccaaaaaagaaaaaaggccttTTCAACCTGCTCCTCCCATATGATTGTTGTCTCAATCTCTTATGGAAGTTGCATCTTCATGTATGTGAAAACCTCAGCAAAGGAAGGGGTTGCTTTGACAAAGGGAGTAGCTATGCTCAACACCTCTGTGGCTCCTATGCTCAATCCGTTTATTTATACCTTACGGAACCAGCAGGTAAAACAAGCAGTTAAGGATGTTGTGAGAAAGATGTTCTCAAAACATTGA